One Helianthus annuus cultivar XRQ/B chromosome 12, HanXRQr2.0-SUNRISE, whole genome shotgun sequence genomic region harbors:
- the LOC110894823 gene encoding probable acetyltransferase NATA1-like — MAAAAPPPPPTAAAELNMDLTTTYPLFTRIRLATKPDVPVIHKMIHQMAVFERLTHECSATEASLSATLFTNNNPFESFTVFLIEVSTTPIPPTPTPHPKFTPIYKTLNLDLPVSDPELSSFVSSTMDDGVVVAGFVLFFPNYSTFLAKPGFYIEDLFVRECYRRKGLGKMLLSAVAKQAVAMGYGRVEWVVLDWNVNAIKFYEQMGANVMQEWRVCRLTGDALQGYAASSGTNDDLDLI, encoded by the coding sequence atggccgccgccgcaccaccaccaccaccaacagccgCAGCCGAACTGAACATGGATCTTACAACCACCTACCCACTCTTCACCCGCATCCGCCTGGCCACCAAACCGGACGTCCCCGTCATCCACAAAATGATCCACCAAATGGCGGTTTTCGAACGCCTCACCCACGAATGCTCAGCCACTGAAGCCAGCCTCTCAGCCACCTTATTTACCAACAACAACCCCTTCGAATCATTCACCGTCTTCCTCATCGAAGTGTCCACAACCCCAATCCCCcctacccccaccccccaccccaaATTCACCCCTATTTACAAAACCCTAAACCTTGATCTCCCGGTATCTGACCCGGAACTGAGTAGTTTTGTATCCTCAACGATGGATGATGGGGTGGTTGTTGCTGGATTTGTGTTGTTTTTTCCCAATTATTCGACGTTTTTGGCGAAACCCGGGTTTTATATTGAGGATTTGTTTGTGAGGGAGTGTTATAGGAGGAAGGGTTTGGGGAAGATGCTGCTATCGGCTGTGGCGAAACAGGCCGTGGCGATGGGGTACGGGCGGGTGGAATGGGTGGTTTTGGATTGGAATGTGAATGCGATCAAGTTCTATGAGCAGATGGGGGCGAATGTTATGCAGGAGTGGCGTGTTTGTAGGCTTACTGGTGATGCTCTTCAAGGGTATGCTGCTAGTTCTGGTACTAATGATGATCTtgatttaatttga